From Geotalea uraniireducens Rf4:
GCCAAGTCGACGATCTCCAGCACTTCCGGGTGCTTGATGGCGTAGAAGATTTTCAAACCATCCTTGCGCCTTGAGAGTATCCCGCTTGCCAGCATCATATTGAGATGCCGGGAGGTGTTGGACTGCTCCTCGCCGATGGCGGGGAAGATCTCGCAGACGCACCGTTCACCGTCGCGGAGGAAGTCGATGATTTTTAGTCGGGTCGGTTGGGCCAGGGCCTTCAAAATATCAGCACGTATAGTTGCCGTGTCGTTCATGGTAACTCCAATAATGTATGACTATATATGCATATAGTGTGGTTATCTCTTTTTGTCAACACAAAATTCTTAGCTTCGTTCCAGCTTCTCTTTCAGATACGCGGTGAACGCCTCCTCGTCCGGAAAGGTGATCGCTCCGGCAGGGCAGAGCCGGGCGCAGGTCC
This genomic window contains:
- a CDS encoding ArsR/SmtB family transcription factor encodes the protein MNDTATIRADILKALAQPTRLKIIDFLRDGERCVCEIFPAIGEEQSNTSRHLNMMLASGILSRRKDGLKIFYAIKHPEVLEIVDLAARIMTHEITGRHKLLKAI